CGGTGGCCAGTGCAtcgatggaaaaaaataaatacaagctGATGCGGTTAATGCAAAGTTTCCAAGTGCTGGATCACAGAATGCAGATTGAGTTTCCCTACGTTAATTGGAATTATCACAAGACAGAACGGAAGTTTACTTCAATTACGTTATTTTTAATCGCTTACTACTATAttgttgcatttatttatgtattcaaATTAGCGAATTGCAATTGCGATTATGCTACAACAATTGTGTTTGCCCTGAGCTATGCAACGCTCACATCTGCGCCAggttttataacatttttaaatctgGGCTTGATGGATTTACAACGCATCCGTTTTCGCCTTATTCGACGTCTGCTGAAACAGAATTATGCGTCAGCAGCTCATATCACAGGACAAACAGAATTTGAAATGCGCCTTGCGCGCCTTATTAACTATTGTAAGGGTTACATTCAACTCGTTTTGCAAATGAATGATGTGTTTGGCGTAGCGTGCGGCGTTGATTTATTTCATGATTTCGCTATACTAACAAGCATGACGTTCTTGGTATGCCAGAGAGCGACTGAATCAAATGCCCGTCTCGAAGAATACACCTCTACATTATTATTTATGCTACCACGAATGTATAAGGTAACGATTTATACGATCTATGGATATGTGGCACACAAGGAGGTAAGTGCTAGTACATGTATTGCATGCAAAACCAAGCATTAttgtttatattaaattattgttgCAGCGGCAAAATTGCACTCATGAAGCTATAATGTGTGGAAACTATTTTAGGCGCTCCAAGGCAATCCGCTATAACTTGGAAGCATTTCTCCATTGGCGAATGCACAACACATATTCGCTTTTGATTGGCAAAGTGACGCGGTGCAATCTTGCACTACTTTGCTCagtatgtttataaaatattattacatcCATGCATAAACTTGtggcaaaacaatttatttgaaattacttCCCGTGAAATAATACATACCTGTGCAGTCtaagtttaaaaat
The sequence above is drawn from the Anastrepha obliqua isolate idAnaObli1 chromosome 4, idAnaObli1_1.0, whole genome shotgun sequence genome and encodes:
- the LOC129244098 gene encoding putative gustatory receptor 47b; the protein is MNVLTKKTFKNINCIYYCFKWIYIFAYYAGCICFQLRERAFQFTKCSIAYTNFIRIAILLGFVGSMIVKCLDNESSKAMLDRLSPVLKLTLALECFISAITYAVASASMEKNKYKLMRLMQSFQVLDHRMQIEFPYVNWNYHKTERKFTSITLFLIAYYYIVAFIYVFKLANCNCDYATTIVFALSYATLTSAPGFITFLNLGLMDLQRIRFRLIRRLLKQNYASAAHITGQTEFEMRLARLINYCKGYIQLVLQMNDVFGVACGVDLFHDFAILTSMTFLVCQRATESNARLEEYTSTLLFMLPRMYKVTIYTIYGYVAHKERQNCTHEAIMCGNYFRRSKAIRYNLEAFLHWRMHNTYSLLIGKVTRCNLALLCSIFNSIISSVIILIQLQFQQNSITTTRLKKHGMMYTGIRKS